A region of Porites lutea chromosome 13, jaPorLute2.1, whole genome shotgun sequence DNA encodes the following proteins:
- the LOC140922827 gene encoding cytochrome P450 3A41-like, with product MASVLETLQDVSFTTWLAVILGLLVFFYWRGIQKYNSLLGSSPLPGPKPLPWVGNLLDVFRYGGMHKMFLSFFYKYGRAHKLCLGRSPAIVVSDPEMIREILVKEFSSFPNRLGFTPRPPLDSGLFVSRGESWKRVRTTLTPTFTASKLKQIVPIIEEKSDLLLNKMQRFSETGESVDVVQIFSLFALDVIMKAAFGIESNVQVKPDPVFVEKARRVFQSPLWTRFFSVLPFWEYFSKYYSPLQNVDYFIGIQKQVLEQRQKQGFTGTRDLVQLMLEAHEETDVDGVSKLSDDEVTAQSVTFLFAGFETTGTTLTMTAYHLATHPDIQDRLIKEIDEIMDSRGDRSLYDVVQHATYLDQVISEVLRISGPAFFLNRQCTEDTTIKGVKFPKGVDVAIPTYVLHRDPEVWENPEEFNPDNFSPEAKQNRSPYSYLPFGAGPRQCMGMRLALLEIKQGLFKILQRFKFERAPETVTALEHNAVLILSPKKTIYVKIKAR from the exons ATGGCGAGTGTGTTAGAAACCTTACAGGACGTTAGCTTCACGACCTGGCTGGCAGTGATCCTTGGATTATTAGTATTTTTCTATTGGCGAGGGATCCAAAAATACAACTCTCTTCTCGGAAGCTCTCCTCTCCCAGGACCCAAACCATTGCCTTGGGTAGGTAACCTCCTCGATGTCTTCAGATATGGCGGAATGCACAAAATGTTTCTGAGTTTCTTCTACAAGTACGGCCGAGCTCACAAGTTATGTTTGGGTAGGTCACCCGCGATCGTGGTCTCCGATCCTGAAATGATCAGGGAAATCTTGGTGAAGGAGTTTTCGAGTTTTCCAAATCGGCTTGGCTTCACACCTAGGCCGCCCCTCGACTCTGGCTTGTTCGTCTCGCGCGGAGAATCGTGGAAACGAGTGAGGACCACGCTTACCCCAACTTTTACCGCGTCCAAGTTAAAGCAGATCGTGCCCATAATCGAGGAAAAGTCCGATTTACTGTTGAATAAGATGCAAAGATTTTCAGAGACAG GTGAAAGCGTGGATGTTGTCCAGATCTTCAGCTTGTTTGCGTTGGACGTCATCATGAAAGCCGCCTTCGGAATTGAGAGCAACGTCCAGGTGAAACCAGATCCAGTTTTTGTCGAGAAAGCTAGACGTGTCTTTCAGTCACCGCTCTGGACTCGATTTTTTTCCGTCCTTCCCTTCTGGGAATACTTCAGCAAGTACTACAGCCCCCTACAGAACGTTGACTACTTCATAGGCATTCAAAAACAAGTCCTCGAACAAAGACAGAAGCAGGGATTTACCGGCACTAGAGACCTAGTCCAGTTAATGTTGGAGGCGCATGAAGAGACTGATGTCGATGGAGTTAGCAAACTTAGTGATGATGAGGTCACCGCCCAGTCTGTGACTTTCCTTTTTGCTGGCTTCGAAACCACCG GTACCACCCTAACTATGACCGCCTATCACTTGGCCACTCACCCAGACATTCAAGATCGACTTATCAAAGAGATTGACGAAATAATGGATTCACGTGGGGACAGGTCCCTTTATGACGTGGTGCAGCACGCCACGTACTTAGATCAAGTCATCTCAGAGGTCCTTCGCATCAGTGGCCCTGCGTTCTTCCTTAATCGACAATGTACCGAAGACACAACCATAAAAGGAGTGAAGTTTCCTAAGGGTGTTGACGTTGCTATACCCACGTACGTTTTGCATCGAGACCCGGAAGTCTGGGAAAACCCCGAGGAGTTCAACCCCGACAATTTTTCGCCAGAGGCAAAGCAAAACCGAAGCCCGTACTCTTACCTCCCGTTTGGAGCTGGCCCCCGTCAATGCATGGGAATGCGCCTTGCCTTGTTGGAAATAAAGCAAGGGTTATTCAAGATCTTGCAGCGATTCAAGTTTGAACGGGCTCCCGAAACCGTCACCGCACTGGAGCATAACGCTGTGTTAATTTTGTCTCCCAAGAAGACTATCTACGTCAAGATAAAAGCACGCTAA
- the LOC140923184 gene encoding putative beta-lactamase-like 1: MASVENLVIESIQFTNNRTLRKWQIVTAIACIVAIVVTALLIWQVSKDDRQCNVKTHNTVNQNGGKESGTKQEQPAYWRPCPRLPSLIALPETIPEPLSKALSRIGELVNNTVNSTAQLPAISVSVFYQNRTLWTGHYGSKEYRRENKPDDRTVYRIGSVTKVFVVLMVYKFYEEGLIDSLDDPLTKYVPEFSIQNPYTMKNITIRQIASQMSGLPREAPCFYVCANVTSQQVIKELANRSLVMTPGVMPSYSNLGYALLGRLLTEKLLKNQTFESWVIGRILRPLNMTNTGFDVTEQVQQNMAFPHDDKGKRMPFMIIDWVAPAGQMYSTLEDLTKLGMMFSQPNKQNLFRPSSLREMMYPMNIAPDGVTLWGAPWEMTFIEQNLVRKKGGAIDSYSVTTSVVPELQLGINILVSSPSFIPRGATKNLNVFYKILLPALNQTLFDLQGSSRFPVDPKPYVGNYSLNKTDAITLKVTTSLAEVVAKEDGLVVFYSGRQFEVRYIGHEFLFQAQFAKSNANCAGERLGTYEDFYFSPFNNEGYSTGFKVPGYPMIATRIS, translated from the coding sequence ATGGCGAGCGTGGAAAATCTTGTGATTGAGTCGATCCAGTTCACAAATAACAGAACACTAAGGAAATGGCAAATAGTCACGGCAATTGCATGCATAGTAGCCATTGTTGTGACAGCGTTGCTCATTTGGCAGGTCTCAAAGGACGACAGACAATGTAATGTCAAGACTCACAATACAGTCAACCAAAACGGTGGAAAAGAATCTGGGACTAAACAAGAGCAACCGGCCTATTGGCGACCTTGCCCTCGTCTGCCGAGCCTTATTGCTTTGCCGGAAACCATCCCTGAACCGTTATCCAAGGCGCTCTCAAGAATTGGTGAACTTGTCAACAACACTGTCAACTCAACCGCACAGCTCCCTGCGATATCAGTCAGCGTTTTTTATCAGAACCGCACTCTTTGGACTGGACATTATGGAAGCAAGGAATACAGGAGGGAAAATAAACCAGACGACAGGACCGTTTATCGAATTGGAAGCGTTACCAAGGTCTTCGTGGTCCTGATGGTGTACAAGTTCTACGAGGAAGGTTTAATCGACTCGCTTGACGATCCACTGACCAAATATGTTCCTGAATTTTCCATTCAAAATCCATACACCATGAAAAATATCACAATTAGGCAGATCGCGAGCCAGATGTCTGGGCTGCCTCGAGAGGCTCCATGCTTTTATGTTTGTGCTAATGTCACCTCCCAGCAGGTGATAAAAGAGCTTGCTAATCGAAGCTTGGTGATGACTCCAGGAGTCATGCCGTCTTATAGTAACCTTGGATACGCTTTGCTTGGAAGGTTGCTGACAGAGAAGCTCTTAAAAAACCAAACTTTCGAAAGCTGGGTGATTGGACGTATCTTAAGGCCACTTAACATGACCAATACCGGTTTCGACGTCACAGAGCAAGTGCAACAAAACATGGCCTTTCCGCACGACGATAAAGGGAAAAGGATGCCTTTTATGATAATTGACTGGGTCGCACCTGCCGGGCAGATGTACTCCACACTCGAGGACTTGACAAAGCTTGGAATGATGTTCAGCCAGCCAAACAAGCAAAACCTTTTCCGACCGTCGAGTCTCCGAGAGATGATGTACCCCATGAACATCGCCCCCGACGGGGTCACCTTATGGGGAGCTCCCTGGGAAATGACCTTCATCGAGCAAAATCTCGTTCGGAAGAAAGGCGGCGCCATTGATTCGTACTCCGTGACAACCTCAGTGGTTCCAGAATTACAGTTAGGCATAAATATTCTTGTCAGTTCTCCCTCCTTTATCCCAAGAGGAGCAACAAAGAACTTAAATGTTTTTTACAAGATACTTCTCCCGGCGTTAAACCAGACACTTTTTGACTTACAAGGTTCGTCTAGATTTCCCGTTGACCCAAAGCCTTACGTTGGAAACTACAGTTTGAATAAAACCGATGCGATCACGTTAAAAGTCACTACATCATTGGCTGAAGTTGTAGCCAAAGAGGACGGACTTGTGGTGTTCTACTCTGGTAGACAGTTCGAGGTCCGTTATATTGGCCATGAGTTTCTGTTTCAAGCACAGTTTGCAAAATCAAATGCTAACTGCGCTGGAGAACGATTAGGGACGTATGAGGATTTTTACTTTTCCCCATTCAATAATGAAGGTTATTCGACAGGATTTAAAGTCCCTGGCTACCCGATGATTGCAACACGCATCTCCTGA
- the LOC140923625 gene encoding protein AATF-like: protein MATFAEQLRALANPEPSRFDLDDDEFDLTRAQITNRDTDVGNLEEQKFSRGNNLRKKAVTLLQDEDKKYAGRKITRAQLEVSRDQADRSDTEEESAGENEFQGTEYEGDFPNGMGESEDDDDDDDAVENEGSEDDSDDIQAEEEGEEGEEELEDDEGSDAIQKFSATSLSEDIEKGKAARNQLSLWDSFLELRIRLQKALLVANKLPQQKQIEEFKSSGDKNLKDEYKHGKRALAKLLGNLLLVQEKLLEQNPDTASVLIPGTDVKQSSAHGSNDDDDEEIPSDTEDEKSDDDDDVGENSKDENMDEGAENSLKLPAKRKHEMATSEYAEYISKRHAAFKSYRDATISKWSEKTRLASGKLNSKSFSSFDRSALAQINHILSDKDRLIKRTQLKRSAYRVLGKSEEGQRQNMESSEEQSDVHLRDYDPEIFDDDDFYHQLLREFIEQRTSGSTGNPIEMGRQWLELQKLRRKVKKKVDTKASKGRKIRYDIHGKLVSFMAPIEKGAMVDSSRNELFSSLFGTKQQEQVADINIFR, encoded by the exons ATGGCGACTTTTGCTGAGCAACTTCGTGCTCTCGCAAATCCCGAACCAAGCCGTTTTGATCTGGATGATGATGAATTTGATCTCACTAGAGCACAGATAACTAATAGAGATACGGATGTTGGTAATTTAGAAGAGCAAAAGTTCTCTAGAGGTAATAATTTGCGCAAGAAAGCGGTGACGCTTTTGCAAGACGAGGACAAGAAATACGCCGGCCGAAAGATTACACGTGCTCAACTCGAAGTGTCAAGAGACCAGGCGGATCGATCAGATACCGAAGAGGAAAGTGCAGGAGAGAATGAATTTCAAGGTACTGAAT ACGAAGGTGACTTTCCGAATGGAATGGGAGAGtcagaagatgatgatgatgatgatgatgcagtTGAAAATGAAGGAAGTGAGGATGATAGTGATGATATTCAAGCG gaggaggagggggaggagggggaaGAAGAACTAGAAGATGATGAAGGTAGTGATGCTATTCAAAAGTTTTCTGCAACAAGCTTGTCAGAGgatattgaaaaaggaaaagctgCCAGAAACCAGCTAA GTTTGTGGGACAGCTTTCTTGAATTGCGCATTAGATTGCAGAAAGCCCTCCTAGTTGCCAACAAGCTACCTCAGCAGAAACAGATAGAAGAATTCAAGTCCTCTGGAGATAAGAACTTGAAAGACGAATACAAACATG GAAAGAGAGCCTTGGCAAAACTGCTAGGAAACTTACTCTTAGTTCAAGAGAAACTGCTAGAACAGAATCCAGACACTGCAAGTGTTTTAATACCAGGAACTGATGTGAAGCAAAGTTCTGCTCATGGtagcaatgatgatgatgatgaggaaaTTCCCAGTGATACTGAAGACGaaaaaagtgatgatgatgatgatgttggtgAAAATAGCAAGGATGAGAACATGGATGAGGGGGCAGAGAATAGTCTGAAGTTACCTGCCAAGAGAAAACATGAGATG GCTACATCAGAGtatgcagaatatatttcaaagcGACATGCTGCCTTCAAAAGTTACAGAGATGCAACAATATCAAAATGGAGTGAAAAAACACGTTTAGCTTCAGGGAAGCTAAACAGCAAG TCTTTCAGCTCCTTTGACAGATCAGCTTTAGCACAGATAAATCAT ATTTTATCTGACAAAGATCGTCTTATCAAGCGTACTCAACTGAAACGCTCTGCGTATAGAGTGTTGGGAAAGTCAGAAGAGGGGCAAAGACAAAACATGGAGTCTAGCGAG gAACAGTCAGATGTTCATTTAAGAGACTATGACCCCGAGATATTTGACGATGATGACTTTTATCATCAG CTATTGCGGGAATTCATAGAGCAGCGAACAAGTGGAAGTACAGGAAATCCAATTGAAATGGGAAG ACAGTGGCTTGAACTTCAAAAGCTTCGgcgaaaagtgaaaaagaaagttgACACCAAAGCGAGCAAAGGCCGAAAAATACG ATACGATATTCATGGAAAACTTGTCAGCTTTATGGCGCCAATAGAGAAAGGGGCCATGGTAGACTCTTCAAG AAACGAActattttcttccctttttgggACAAAACAACAGGAACAAGTCGCAGACATCAATATTTTCAGATAG